The Helianthus annuus cultivar XRQ/B chromosome 15, HanXRQr2.0-SUNRISE, whole genome shotgun sequence genomic sequence TGTTTGTTCCAACATCGATGTATCCGAATCCTTAACCGAGAAAAACATCGGCCCCAGTTCAGCTAACCACCGTGGGTCGACACAAGTCACACATTGCATGTATTCTTTCGTCGTCAGTATAAGCTCATGGTACACCACATAATCCGGCATGTCCCCCGACCCGTAAAGAGCCGAGCTCGGGTGCAGATGGCACGGCATTCCGTTCCGACAGTTCACATATTCCCCCACACCTTTCATTCTTGCAGCGTTATGAAAATAAGTCGAACAGATTGCTTTCCGTACAATATCCCAATTTGGCCCGCATGAGGACAGCCCAATCTTTAGCGTTTTTAATATGTCTAACAGTTGCGATCGAACCTCCCGGGCTTTTTGAAGCGCCTTTAATTGTAGATAGTGATCGTTACACCAGTCTCCGCGGTATTCGTTAGCTTTCCACTGTTGGTATACGTTCAGTAACGTTAAATGGTCGGATTCCGACACGAAGAACTTCTCTCTAGCGTCATCACTTTCCTTTGCTCGGTCTTTGGGTCGGAAAAATACGGACGGGACCGAAAGCATCGAGATGATTGTAACAACTTCGTTTAGACATTTAAACCGTTCTCCTATTAGAAGCATTTTGGCTAATGGTGGATCGAGTGGGAACTCGACCATCTTCCACCCGACATTCGTTAAACTACCTGTGTTGCTCAATGCACCCAAAACCCACAGCTGGTACATCGAGTTAACAATATTATCTTGCGGCGGTGGGTCCATGAAGTCGAAATCCAGTAAGTTTTCGACGTTAAGCGACTTAAGTAACAACACGACGTTTCCAAGATTAGTCCGTTGAATTTCGGGGACTGGTTGCGCAAGCATTTCGTCTAGGTACGCGTTTTCTGTATAAAGACGGTAGCAAGTCCCGGGCCCAGTCCGCCCAGCCCGCCCGGCCCGTTGGTCAGCAGCAGCCCGGCTGACAGGAAACACCTGGAGAGCATCCATACCCATACGAGGATTATACACCTTCATTTTACCGTACCCCGTGTCGATAACGTAATAAATCCCATCCACGGTTAACGACGTCTCCGCGATGTTTGTCGCCACGATGCATTTGCGGGCCCCGTCTTCGGGTTTTTCAAAGATTTTTGCTTGTAAGTCGGCTGGGAGTTGCGAGTACATAGGGAGGATTAAAAGGTTGCGCGCTTTTCCGCTTGTGGTTGAAACGAGATGTTGCATACGCTCTGATAGTGCGTAACATGTGGCTTCGATTTCGTCTTGACCCGTCATGAATATTAGTATGTCGCCAGGCGGGCGGGTGATGTGGATCGTCATTGCTTGTTTTACAGCGGCTTCGACATAATCTTCGCAGGGGCTTTTACTGTACAGAATTTGAACCGGAAATGTTCTCCCGGGGATACGGAAGATTGGAACACTGCAAAGAGTAATTTAGTTATTTAGTAAaaacaagagtaaattacgtttttggcccctgtggttatatcacttttactatattagcccaaaataagaatttttaacatatctgcccccatggtctctataactaactattttagcccctaagtctagagatcatgggggccaaaatggctagttatagagaccatgggggccaaaatggttagacttaggggccaaaatggctagttatagagaccatgggggccaaaatggttagacttaggggccaaaatggttagttatagagaccatgggggcatatatgttaaaaattcttattttgggctaatatagtaaaagtgatataaccacaggggccaaaaatgtaatttactcGTAAAAACAATATCATAAGTGATACTGAAGTCATATTGACACATGATAGTATCAGAGGTGGCAAATTCGACCCATTTACTTATAAAATGGGTCAATAAAGACTCTCTTATATCTTAACAAGTCAAACAGATCACAATTAAAAATAGAAGATAGTAAAACACCATTTGCTTACTTGAGTTTTGGCTAATTCtgcaactttcgtccaaaggtttgtttttttgcatctgaatccaaaaggtttgaaatcttgctattttcatccaagGCGTTACctccatccattttctccgttaaatgaggggcatttccgtctttttagacatttttattaaaatagaaAAACTATAAGAAATAAAGATGCACCTCTGTTGACTTTCTCCCGACCCAAACCCTTTAATCATTACAAAGAATGTCTAAAAGACGAATATACCCTTGACTTAACGtttaaaaatggatggagttaacaagttggatgaaaatggcaagatttcaaagcTTTTGGATCCAGAAGCGGAAAAAGTCGCAAAattagccaaacctcagggacgaaaatgacattttactcaaaaaaaagataaaaaggaGAGAGTCCAATGACCAGTCAACCCAATAAGGCAATAATTAGAATAAAAAAGAACTATTTGAATAAAACTGTTCCAGGTCGACTCGACTCAACCTGACCCATTTACCCAACCCAAACCGACCCGTTACATATTTGCCACTTGTACGTGATATATGTTTTCTCTTAACTATAGATACATGGGCACACTGAAATTACCTCCCAAAGAAGTTGGAAAATTTCTGTGCATCGAGGGTGGCAGAAGTAACGATAAGCTTGAAGTCTCGACGTCTTGCAACTACTTTTTTAAGGATCCCGAATAAGACATCAGTGTTTAATGATCTTtcatgggcttcgtccatcactaCAACACTGCAATATTACATGAAAATTTAGAcaagttaaataaataattatatatttatatagggtaaactgccattttggtccctgaggtttggttacttttgccactttagtccaaaactcaaaccttttgcatctgggtccctgtggtttcagttttattgccattttggtccaaaaatgaaatcaactcatacttgtcttataaaatcctgcaattttgtcattttcctcaggggcaaatcaggtcatatttgtcttataaaatatggtatttatttataaaaaaaaatgatcattttgcccctgcagaaaatgacaaaataacaggattttataagacaaatatgacctgattttatttttggaccaaaatggcaataaaactgaaaccacagggacccagatgcaaaaagtttgagttttggactaaagtggcaaaattgaccaaaccacagggaccaaaatggcagtttactcatttaTATATTACGCACACCATCAGGTCTGGTATTAGATAATACTTACCGGTATTTGTCAAGATCAGCATCTTTCAATGTTTCACGCAGAAGCACACCGTCAGTCATGTACTGCAAATGAAAGAACATACACATTTGAATCAATCTATCAATACTTCCTAATAAAAAAGTGATCTACCACAAGGATTAATTAAAGTAAATTACCTTTATAACAGTCTTGGGCCCAGTCACGTCTTCAAAACGAATAGCGTAACCAACCAGATCTCCAAGTTCGGTTTCCATTTCTTCGCTGACTCTTTTCGCAACACTCATTGCCGCCACACGTCTTGGTTGAGTACAACCAACTATTCCATTATTTGTATATCCCTCTTCATGCAAATACTGCAAAAATAAGTTGTAAACATGTTAAACAACCAAATAATATTCAGACTCGACATCGTAGATTAAACAACACTGTGGTCTACTAAAAGTTACCTGCGTTAATTGTGTTGTTTTTCCGGAACCAGTTTCGcctacaaccaccaccacctgATTCTCCCTCACCACCTATTTTACAAAATAATAGAAAAAAGGAAATAAAAGGTCAGATAAATAAAACCGTTGTTATTGACTACAGGTTTGATTAAACAAAATTCAATTTCATACCTGCAGCAATTCATCCCGAACAGAAAATATAGGAAGATATTGGCGTTGTTGTGCAAGTGAATTCGACTTTGCAAAGTCGCTTACTGCTTCGCCTTTTTTAAGATGTTGAGCAAACTTTGCATCTTCCTTAAAATCAACCTCGCCATCTTCACCAACTACAGCGGTATCAGCATCAATCTAGTATGTCattaaaacaaaatatttaaaagttaatagaatcatcatcatcatcatacttagggctgtaaacgaaccaaacgttcggcgaacagtttgTGAACTGTTCGGTaggaagtttgtttatgttcgtttgtttattaaacaaacgaacacgaacaagaaatttcgttcatttatttaaatgaacagacatgaacaaaggtcgtgttcgttcatttatgttcatgaacgttcgataacgtgttcgatagttcattagtgtttcgtttttatattttattaaaatattacaagatcccgacaaataaaatatttaataagtgttaGTGTATTATATGATCCATTCATGAAAgcgtgtttgtgtttgtttgtttccatttgtatTCATCAATCTTCGTTTTCGTTCGTTGCCaaacattaacaaacaaacacgaacaagtttattcccttaacaaacgaacacgaacataaaatctcgttcgataagtgttcatgaactgttcgtgaacacatatattctttaactaacgaacacgaacaaggtctcgtttgtgttcgttctgttcgtttgcagccctaaattcatactcagtaaatcccaccaaaaATACCCTTACGATCTTTCAAAAGACAAAGAACCTATAAAAATATGTCCGGTCAATACAAGGATATTATCGTCTTTAGACAAGTGGAATCAGATATATATTTGGTGGACTAAAAATTAttttcaacatatgggtggactTGATGAAGAAAACGTGTATTAAGTATTGACACGTTGGCTCCTTGGCGCCGGAGGCGGTTCGGTTCTTGTCTAGAGTTCAGCATGTGGTCCAcaacaacttttcgacccctcaggggcgaggctttgtttttagtagattagggttttctattcagaaagggatggTGGCGctgtttgttgctcgtctacctgctatccttatgtaatttgcccaaattattggaatgaaatatattttaatcttaaaaaaaaaaaaaagagtgaatttcaagttttgtcctttatctttaggccactttgcaagttttgtcctttatgtttaaatttgacgagttttgtcctttatgtttaaaaatcaagcacgttttaccctttatgtttaaaaatcaaacacgttttgtcctttatgtttaaaaaatcaagcacgttttgtccttaaaaatcaagcataaaggacaaaacgtgcttgatttttaaacataaaggacaaaactcgtcaaatttaaacataaaggacaaaacttgcaaaatggcctaaagataaaggacaaaacttgaaattcactcaaaaaaaaaaaaaaaaaaaccttgataAAAAAAAGTATtgactaaaataaaaaatatatggCCAAAAAT encodes the following:
- the LOC110909944 gene encoding pre-mRNA-splicing factor ATP-dependent RNA helicase DEAH7, yielding MWSSLFNTKEVLEPDETSRCGLLKRKSLLEHDAHRSYHKHESKRANMEPRRYQADEAKRSQSRDRGEHKDYYGNKRRKYERSRRSSGRTDSDGGRWECDDVSHSLAPIKASGSIRSSPSRSSGTQMTHAQTKKRSQRAADNNQWEERQLMRSGAVRDKEMQTEFDDEEERKVILLVHETKPPFLDGRSVFGKQADPIMPVKDPTSDMAIISRKGSKLVREIHEKQSISKSRQRFWELAGSKLGDILGVEKSTEQIDADTAVVGEDGEVDFKEDAKFAQHLKKGEAVSDFAKSNSLAQQRQYLPIFSVRDELLQVVRENQVVVVVGETGSGKTTQLTQYLHEEGYTNNGIVGCTQPRRVAAMSVAKRVSEEMETELGDLVGYAIRFEDVTGPKTVIKYMTDGVLLRETLKDADLDKYRVVVMDEAHERSLNTDVLFGILKKVVARRRDFKLIVTSATLDAQKFSNFFGSVPIFRIPGRTFPVQILYSKSPCEDYVEAAVKQAMTIHITRPPGDILIFMTGQDEIEATCYALSERMQHLVSTTSGKARNLLILPMYSQLPADLQAKIFEKPEDGARKCIVATNIAETSLTVDGIYYVIDTGYGKMKVYNPRMGMDALQVFPVSRAAADQRAGRAGRTGPGTCYRLYTENAYLDEMLAQPVPEIQRTNLGNVVLLLKSLNVENLLDFDFMDPPPQDNIVNSMYQLWVLGALSNTGSLTNVGWKMVEFPLDPPLAKMLLIGERFKCLNEVVTIISMLSVPSVFFRPKDRAKESDDAREKFFVSESDHLTLLNVYQQWKANEYRGDWCNDHYLQLKALQKAREVRSQLLDILKTLKIGLSSCGPNWDIVRKAICSTYFHNAARMKGVGEYVNCRNGMPCHLHPSSALYGSGDMPDYVVYHELILTTKEYMQCVTCVDPRWLAELGPMFFSVKDSDTSMLEQTKKRKDEKSVMEEEIERLIKEEAEAEMRKKAEEREKMKKRQQTICMPGWKQGSSTYPQHKRPGL